The Deltaproteobacteria bacterium genome has a window encoding:
- a CDS encoding AsmA family protein gives MKKVIVAVVLFLVACVVLIIAAPFMVDLDRYKGPVLERLEPVLHRSVDFDHIELTILTGLGAEIQNLRVSDNPAFSDSDFLTLKKARIRVELMPLIRKEVKVNRVILEEPVISVIRNEKGIFNFADMAGGRKDVTVEEDRVPPGTTEGKEAREETVQESPPPLPLLFVKNFEIEKGHVSYRDELTFPGEQPLVIDDLNISLADISFTDPVRFAISLDLFKQGKRNIELKGTAGPLGNPLAPADAPFACTLSVDKLSLKKMPHLKNPDIPSGTLSADISAEGALSGDITTNLSIKIDDLAVKLPAWKEPSGELNILVDGKGVLNYKNEHLALESAALSVNDNRLTMTGTVDDLLHGVAWDLVVEGERLRPDSLLSVAPASMITLPEALKVEGSGDIALRSKGRAEQFSVDASVIIDAMAVTFGEIFAKPAGIPGSLHFTGDKKGNTLTMEELTVGLKNLTTRAKGMVTLGKEGTQADIAVRTEPLVLAGWETLIPLLKPYGLTGTVTAEATLKGPVDNSRFEAAIKSQQIGFQLPPAAGKEGSVRKGSINTVSLAVKGTRKKDIAATGVADVTGGSLSGISIDTVHTDFAYSPEVFTVNALSAALFGGSLTGKGAYRLKEKSWEFHPVFNAVNVNSVLTALSDYGGLFTGTAAGDIKAQGVPSDDKKAAFYSSGTFSISKGEWKNFDLVDSVLDSLFGLEGVSRFIVTEGGEASKHISTKFETLDLKYVLRGGVIDVESLRLVNIQTSKATDSIAEFAGSVDMENDALDMKGRVILSPRHSKSLVEKAAVLEALLNEKQMMVLPLTLKGSVRKPVPFLDVQYVTGALSKFYLKKGINKGLDEIRKKLPQGSGGETEKAVEKLLEGLF, from the coding sequence ATGAAAAAAGTCATCGTCGCCGTCGTGCTCTTTCTGGTCGCGTGCGTGGTCCTTATTATCGCTGCACCCTTCATGGTGGATCTCGACCGCTATAAGGGACCTGTCCTTGAACGGCTGGAGCCGGTGCTTCACAGAAGTGTTGATTTCGATCATATCGAGCTCACCATTCTTACAGGTCTCGGAGCGGAGATCCAGAACCTGCGGGTATCGGACAATCCGGCCTTTTCCGACTCGGATTTTCTGACATTGAAAAAGGCGCGTATCCGCGTGGAGCTGATGCCGCTCATCAGAAAAGAGGTGAAGGTCAACAGGGTCATCCTTGAAGAGCCGGTCATCTCGGTGATCCGGAACGAGAAAGGGATATTCAATTTTGCCGACATGGCGGGTGGGCGAAAGGACGTCACCGTCGAAGAAGACCGGGTGCCGCCCGGTACGACGGAAGGTAAGGAGGCACGTGAAGAAACCGTCCAGGAAAGCCCTCCGCCCCTGCCGCTCCTGTTCGTGAAGAACTTTGAGATCGAGAAGGGGCATGTCAGCTACCGGGACGAATTGACCTTTCCCGGAGAGCAGCCGCTTGTGATCGATGACCTGAACATATCCCTCGCCGACATTTCTTTCACCGATCCCGTAAGATTTGCGATCAGCCTGGACCTCTTCAAACAGGGGAAAAGAAACATTGAACTCAAGGGAACCGCCGGTCCCCTCGGAAATCCCCTTGCCCCTGCCGATGCCCCCTTTGCCTGCACCCTTTCGGTCGATAAGCTGTCACTGAAGAAGATGCCCCACCTGAAAAATCCTGATATACCATCGGGAACGCTTTCAGCCGATATCTCAGCCGAAGGTGCGCTGTCAGGCGATATCACAACGAACCTTTCGATCAAGATTGACGACCTCGCCGTGAAGCTGCCGGCGTGGAAGGAACCATCGGGAGAACTGAACATCCTTGTCGACGGCAAGGGCGTGCTGAATTACAAGAACGAGCACCTCGCCCTCGAGTCGGCAGCGCTGTCGGTCAATGACAACCGCCTGACGATGACGGGAACCGTCGATGACCTGCTCCATGGAGTCGCCTGGGATCTTGTTGTGGAAGGTGAACGGCTCCGACCCGATTCCCTTCTGTCGGTGGCGCCAGCCTCGATGATTACCCTTCCGGAAGCCCTGAAGGTCGAAGGCTCCGGTGACATTGCCCTGCGATCAAAGGGAAGGGCGGAACAATTCTCGGTCGATGCATCGGTCATCATCGATGCCATGGCGGTCACATTCGGGGAGATATTCGCCAAACCTGCGGGAATACCCGGGTCTCTCCATTTTACGGGAGACAAAAAGGGGAACACGCTCACCATGGAGGAGCTGACCGTCGGTCTGAAGAATCTTACGACCCGGGCGAAGGGCATGGTCACTCTCGGAAAAGAAGGGACACAGGCGGATATCGCCGTCAGGACGGAACCTCTCGTTCTTGCCGGCTGGGAAACCCTTATCCCCCTTCTCAAGCCATATGGGTTGACGGGAACGGTGACGGCGGAAGCCACCCTGAAAGGGCCGGTGGACAACTCCCGGTTTGAAGCAGCGATCAAGTCACAACAGATAGGATTTCAGTTGCCGCCTGCAGCCGGAAAGGAAGGTTCCGTCCGGAAGGGAAGTATCAACACGGTTTCTCTCGCAGTGAAGGGGACACGGAAAAAGGACATAGCGGCAACGGGTGTAGCCGATGTCACGGGCGGTTCACTTTCCGGTATATCGATAGACACAGTGCACACCGACTTTGCTTACTCACCGGAGGTCTTTACCGTCAACGCGCTCTCCGCGGCGCTTTTCGGCGGTTCCCTTACCGGAAAAGGGGCATATCGTCTGAAGGAGAAGAGCTGGGAATTCCATCCCGTCTTCAACGCGGTAAACGTGAACAGCGTGCTGACGGCACTGTCGGACTACGGCGGTCTTTTCACGGGGACCGCGGCGGGAGATATCAAGGCTCAAGGGGTGCCGTCCGACGACAAAAAAGCAGCGTTCTATTCGTCAGGAACGTTTTCGATCAGCAAGGGAGAATGGAAAAACTTCGATCTCGTTGACTCTGTACTGGATTCCCTTTTCGGTCTTGAGGGAGTGAGCAGGTTCATCGTAACGGAAGGCGGGGAAGCTTCAAAGCATATCTCCACGAAATTCGAAACACTCGATCTCAAATACGTGCTCCGGGGCGGCGTCATAGACGTTGAATCACTGCGTCTCGTAAACATCCAGACGAGCAAGGCGACCGATTCCATTGCGGAGTTTGCCGGTTCCGTCGATATGGAGAATGATGCCCTTGACATGAAGGGAAGGGTGATACTTTCACCGAGACACTCGAAAAGCCTGGTTGAAAAGGCCGCCGTCCTCGAAGCGCTTCTCAATGAGAAACAGATGATGGTCCTGCCGCTCACGCTGAAAGGTTCCGTCCGGAAACCGGTCCCCTTCCTCGATGTTCAGTATGTCACAGGAGCGCTTTCAAAGTTCTATCTGAAGAAGGGGATCAACAAGGGGCTCGACGAGATCCGGAAGAAACTGCCGCAAGGTTCCGGGGGAGAGACGGAAAAGGCCGTCGAGAAACTGCTTGAGGGCCTGTTCTAG
- the rpsA gene encoding 30S ribosomal protein S1 encodes MESFEELLEQNLAGTERLKPGQMVEAKIVDITPDWIFLDLGGKSEGYLDVKELMDSEGQLSVSVGDSVTAYFLSSRNNEMLFTTRIGRGESGRQFLEQAYRNRIPVEGQVEKEVKGGFQVRLAGKTRAFCPFSQMGMQRIENPGEYEGRHLSFIITEYGEKGRNIIISNRAVMEEELRKKKEELRGTLQEGMRIKGKVTSVQKFGAFVDLDGIQGLIPISEMCWGRVERISDHISPGDEVEVVILHLDWEKDRISLSMKATLPDPWDSVQKKYIEGATYSGVIARLAKFGAFVTLEDGVDGLVHISKLGRGRRINHPSDVVEEGQRMDVVVESVDAENRRISLALPVSAGEGERGAEKKDDEEYHEYMVDTASPSMGTLGDILKNRMKDETKKK; translated from the coding sequence ATGGAAAGCTTTGAGGAACTTCTCGAACAGAATCTCGCCGGAACAGAGCGATTGAAACCGGGTCAAATGGTGGAGGCAAAGATCGTTGACATTACCCCGGACTGGATATTCCTCGATCTTGGAGGAAAAAGTGAGGGATACCTGGATGTAAAGGAACTGATGGACAGTGAAGGTCAACTGTCGGTCTCCGTCGGCGACAGTGTGACGGCGTATTTTCTGTCTTCCAGAAACAATGAAATGCTCTTTACCACCAGGATCGGCAGGGGGGAATCGGGCAGGCAGTTCCTGGAACAGGCCTACCGGAACAGAATACCTGTTGAAGGCCAGGTAGAAAAGGAAGTAAAGGGCGGTTTTCAGGTACGCCTCGCCGGCAAGACACGGGCGTTCTGTCCCTTTTCTCAGATGGGGATGCAGCGTATCGAAAATCCCGGTGAATACGAGGGACGGCATCTTTCCTTCATCATTACCGAGTATGGAGAAAAAGGCAGGAACATCATCATTTCCAATCGCGCGGTCATGGAGGAAGAACTGCGGAAAAAGAAGGAAGAACTTCGCGGCACGCTGCAGGAGGGCATGCGGATCAAGGGAAAGGTCACATCCGTTCAGAAGTTCGGTGCCTTTGTCGATCTTGACGGGATCCAGGGTCTCATCCCGATATCGGAAATGTGCTGGGGGCGAGTGGAAAGGATCAGCGATCATATTTCTCCCGGGGATGAGGTGGAAGTCGTCATTCTCCACCTTGACTGGGAGAAAGACCGGATCTCGCTGAGCATGAAGGCGACACTGCCCGATCCCTGGGATTCCGTGCAGAAAAAATATATCGAGGGTGCGACCTACAGTGGTGTTATCGCCCGCCTGGCGAAATTCGGCGCTTTCGTGACCCTCGAGGACGGTGTTGACGGCCTCGTGCACATATCAAAACTGGGAAGGGGCAGGCGGATCAATCACCCCAGTGACGTGGTCGAAGAGGGACAGCGGATGGACGTGGTGGTGGAGTCCGTTGATGCCGAAAACAGGCGCATTTCACTGGCCCTGCCCGTTTCGGCCGGCGAGGGGGAAAGAGGAGCCGAAAAGAAGGATGACGAGGAGTATCATGAATATATGGTGGATACCGCTTCTCCCTCGATGGGTACCCTCGGTGATATCCTCAAGAACAGGATGAAGGACGAAACGAAAAAGAAGTGA